A single genomic interval of Sceloporus undulatus isolate JIND9_A2432 ecotype Alabama chromosome 2, SceUnd_v1.1, whole genome shotgun sequence harbors:
- the LOC121921858 gene encoding zinc finger protein OZF-like isoform X3, giving the protein MELLSQFHYRNQPTTSSLNSDNWSKRNLCSKCGKCFGHKWDLARHQKAHIEESSAKEKVFKCNMCGIWFAQNMTFVFHRRLCVGKRHFGCKVPGKLFDYRLSYLSHQAVHKGDKTHKCQECGEHFAGRIELVVHQRVHTEEKPYKCQECRKCFSQRSYLVSHQKVHVGEKPYKCQECGKGFAWNSTFVRHQKIHTEEKPYKCQECGKGFFQCSHLASHQRIHTGEKPYKCQECGKCFVQRSYLAKHKRLHRGKQLYNCQECGKGFSENSAFVRHEKIHTGEKPYKCQECGKCFVQSSHLASHQRIHTGEKPYKCQECGKCFSENSNLMKHKTLHTGEQPYKCQECGKCFACSSYLVKHKRLHSVETPYKCQECGKCFVCSSYLLKHKRLHTGEKPYQCQGCEKSFSRRSYLVTHERLHTGEKPYKCQECGKCFAYSSSLVSHQRLHTGEKPYRCQECGKSFAQSSYLLKHKRLHTEEKP; this is encoded by the exons ATGGAGCTACTCAGTCAGTTTCACTATCGGAACCAGCCTACTACTAGTTCTCTCAATTCAG ATAACTGGAGCAAAAGAAACTTATGCAGCAAGTGTGGGAAGTGTTTTGGACATAAATGGGACCTTGCCAGACACCAGAAGGCCCACATAGAAGAAAGTTCTGCCAAAGAGAAAGTCTTCAAGTGCAACATGTGTGGGATATGGTTTGCCCAGAATATGACATTTGTGTTTCACAGGAGACTCTGTGTTGGGAAAAGACACTTTGGATGTAAAGTTCCAGGGAAACTTTTTGATTACAGATTGTCATATCTGAGCCACCAAGCAGTCCACAAGGGTGACAAAACACACAAATGCCAAGAGTGTGGGGAACACTTTGCTGGCAGAATAGAATTAGTGgttcatcagagagtccacacagaagagaaaccatacaaatgtcaagagtgtaggaaatgtttttctcagcgtTCCTACCTTGTGAGCCACCAAAAGGTCCATgtgggagagaaaccatataaatgccaggaatgtgggaaaggttttgcttgGAATTCAACCTTTGTGAGGCATCAGAAAATTCACACagaagagaaaccatacaaatgtcaggagtgtggaaaaggtttttttCAGTGTTCACACCTTGCGAGTCACCAGAggattcacacaggagagaaaccatacaaatgccaggagtgtggtaAATGTTTTGTTCAGCGTTCCTATCTTGCAAAGCACAAAAGACTCCACAGAGGAAAGCAATTATACAATTGCCAGGAATGTGGGAAAGGGTTTTCTGAGAATTCAGCCTTTGTGAGGCATGAgaaaattcacacaggagagaaaccatacaaatgccaggagtgtgggaaatgttttgttcaGAGTTCACACCTTGCGAGTCACCagagaattcacacaggagagaaaccatacaaatgccaggaatgtgggaaatgtttttcagagAATTCAAACCTTATGAAGCACAAGACACTCCACACAGGTGAGCAACCATACAAATGTcaagagtgtgggaaatgttttgcctgtAGTTCATATCTTGTGAAGCATAAAAGACTCCACTCAGTAGAGacaccatacaaatgccaggagtgtgggaaatgttttgtctGCAGTTCATACCTTCTGAAGCACAAGAGActccatacaggagaaaaaccataccaATGCCAGGGTTGTGAGAAAAGTTTTTCTAGAAGATCATACCTTGTGACACATGAAAGactccatacaggagagaaaccttataaatgccaggagtgtggaaaatgttttgcttacagTTCATCTCTTGTGAGCCACCAGAGactccatacaggagagaaaccatatagaTGCCAGGAGTGTGGTAAGAGTTTTGCTCAGAGTTCATACCTTCTGAAACACAAGAGActccacacagaagagaaaccATAG
- the LOC121921858 gene encoding zinc finger protein OZF-like isoform X2, with the protein MTPPRNVESSLPFWEGAELFEDPVSFEDVAVHFSPEEWALLDPDQKVLHAQIMEETHGIVASLDNWSKRNLCSKCGKCFGHKWDLARHQKAHIEESSAKEKVFKCNMCGIWFAQNMTFVFHRRLCVGKRHFGCKVPGKLFDYRLSYLSHQAVHKGDKTHKCQECGEHFAGRIELVVHQRVHTEEKPYKCQECRKCFSQRSYLVSHQKVHVGEKPYKCQECGKGFAWNSTFVRHQKIHTEEKPYKCQECGKGFFQCSHLASHQRIHTGEKPYKCQECGKCFVQRSYLAKHKRLHRGKQLYNCQECGKGFSENSAFVRHEKIHTGEKPYKCQECGKCFVQSSHLASHQRIHTGEKPYKCQECGKCFSENSNLMKHKTLHTGEQPYKCQECGKCFACSSYLVKHKRLHSVETPYKCQECGKCFVCSSYLLKHKRLHTGEKPYQCQGCEKSFSRRSYLVTHERLHTGEKPYKCQECGKCFAYSSSLVSHQRLHTGEKPYRCQECGKSFAQSSYLLKHKRLHTEEKP; encoded by the exons ATGACACCACCAAGAAATGTAGAGTCATCTCTTCCTTTTTGGGAAGGCGCAGAACTATTTGAG gaTCCAGTATCCTTTGAGGATGTGGCTGTCCATTTTTCCCCAGAGGAGTGGGCTCTTTTGGATCCTGATCAGAAAGTCCTGCATGCTCAGATCATGGAGGAGACCCATGGGATTGTGGCTTCTCTTG ATAACTGGAGCAAAAGAAACTTATGCAGCAAGTGTGGGAAGTGTTTTGGACATAAATGGGACCTTGCCAGACACCAGAAGGCCCACATAGAAGAAAGTTCTGCCAAAGAGAAAGTCTTCAAGTGCAACATGTGTGGGATATGGTTTGCCCAGAATATGACATTTGTGTTTCACAGGAGACTCTGTGTTGGGAAAAGACACTTTGGATGTAAAGTTCCAGGGAAACTTTTTGATTACAGATTGTCATATCTGAGCCACCAAGCAGTCCACAAGGGTGACAAAACACACAAATGCCAAGAGTGTGGGGAACACTTTGCTGGCAGAATAGAATTAGTGgttcatcagagagtccacacagaagagaaaccatacaaatgtcaagagtgtaggaaatgtttttctcagcgtTCCTACCTTGTGAGCCACCAAAAGGTCCATgtgggagagaaaccatataaatgccaggaatgtgggaaaggttttgcttgGAATTCAACCTTTGTGAGGCATCAGAAAATTCACACagaagagaaaccatacaaatgtcaggagtgtggaaaaggtttttttCAGTGTTCACACCTTGCGAGTCACCAGAggattcacacaggagagaaaccatacaaatgccaggagtgtggtaAATGTTTTGTTCAGCGTTCCTATCTTGCAAAGCACAAAAGACTCCACAGAGGAAAGCAATTATACAATTGCCAGGAATGTGGGAAAGGGTTTTCTGAGAATTCAGCCTTTGTGAGGCATGAgaaaattcacacaggagagaaaccatacaaatgccaggagtgtgggaaatgttttgttcaGAGTTCACACCTTGCGAGTCACCagagaattcacacaggagagaaaccatacaaatgccaggaatgtgggaaatgtttttcagagAATTCAAACCTTATGAAGCACAAGACACTCCACACAGGTGAGCAACCATACAAATGTcaagagtgtgggaaatgttttgcctgtAGTTCATATCTTGTGAAGCATAAAAGACTCCACTCAGTAGAGacaccatacaaatgccaggagtgtgggaaatgttttgtctGCAGTTCATACCTTCTGAAGCACAAGAGActccatacaggagaaaaaccataccaATGCCAGGGTTGTGAGAAAAGTTTTTCTAGAAGATCATACCTTGTGACACATGAAAGactccatacaggagagaaaccttataaatgccaggagtgtggaaaatgttttgcttacagTTCATCTCTTGTGAGCCACCAGAGactccatacaggagagaaaccatatagaTGCCAGGAGTGTGGTAAGAGTTTTGCTCAGAGTTCATACCTTCTGAAACACAAGAGActccacacagaagagaaaccATAG